The sequence GCTGGCCACTGCCCTCCTGCTCGCTCGAGGGTGGAGATGCGGCGGATCTGAGCTTGGGCAATTCGGTAGATCCTGGTATAGGTGATGATCATGATGGCCACAGGGATGTAGAAGCTGATAAGGGAGGAGGTGATGGCATAAGTGCGGTTCAGGCTGACATCACAGCGGGGTGTCCcaggcagccaggagcctggATATCTCCTGTCCTTGGCTTTATGCCAGTGTAGCTGCACTGGGATGAATGAGATGAGAATGGAGAGGGCCCAGGCCATGGCTATCATGGTACAGGCAAGGCGCTGTGTCATCCTGCGCTCATAGCGAAAGGGGCTGGCGATGGCCCAGTACCGGTCCAGGCTGATGATGCAGAGGTGGAGGATGGAGGCGGTGGAGCACATGATGTCGAAGGCCACCCAGGCGTCACAAAAGCGGCTGCCAAAGAGCCAGAAGCCGCCGGTCACCTCAGTGACCGCCTTCCAGGGCATCACCAGGAGGGCCACGCAGAGGTCTGAGACGGCCAGCGACAGCACGAACCAGTTGGTGACCTTGGCGCGCAGGTGGCGGAAGCGCAGGACGGCCAAGCACACCAGCGCGTTCCCCACCAGCGTGCTCAGCACCAGGGCGCCCAGCAGGCACCCGGTGAGGGCCCGCAGGGCCCGCGGGCCGCCCCCCGCAGCCGCGGTCCCCATCAGGGGTGCTCCCCCGGAGGAagggccggccccgctcccccgggccTCCCCGGCCGCTCCTGCCGGCGGGACGCCCCCCGAGGGGGCGGCGGCAGCCCTGGCAGCCGGCGCCGTCCGCGGCTGggagggcggcggccgcccgccgggGCATCTCTGTCCGCCGCcgcctgcctcagtttcccccgcggcggcgggcggcggggcgggctgccTCGGGGCTACTCACCGCGCCGGCTGCGTGGGGCCGCCCGCCTTCGCCTCGCCGCGGCGCCTTCCGAGGAAGGGACGGTCCCGCTGCGGCGCGGGTGCGgagcggcgcgggcgggcggcggcggcccctcgGCGCTGGAGCTGCGTCGCGCCGGGGGGGGCCCGCGGCTTTCGGCCCGGAGCACCGGGAGGGACGAGCGGCAACTTTCCGTGGGCTTCGTgtggcgcggggcggcgggcggcaggTCCCCGCCAGCGGGAGGGAGCGGAGCGGCGAGTCCGCGCTCAGCCGGAGCCTGGTGCCGGCGGGGACGGTCCCCAGGATCAAGCGACCTTCGCCACTGCACGGAGGAGACCCCCACAGCATCGCCCTGGGAAGAGCCCTTCTCCGCTCTTCAGCCTGTGCCTGCCTGAGTGTCGGGGACCAGGACGCGGCGCTTCCCAACTTCTCCTCGGGGAGACCACGGGCAAA comes from Athene noctua chromosome 5, bAthNoc1.hap1.1, whole genome shotgun sequence and encodes:
- the LOC141961464 gene encoding D(1)-like dopamine receptor, encoding MGTAAAGGGPRALRALTGCLLGALVLSTLVGNALVCLAVLRFRHLRAKVTNWFVLSLAVSDLCVALLVMPWKAVTEVTGGFWLFGSRFCDAWVAFDIMCSTASILHLCIISLDRYWAIASPFRYERRMTQRLACTMIAMAWALSILISFIPVQLHWHKAKDRRYPGSWLPGTPRCDVSLNRTYAITSSLISFYIPVAIMIITYTRIYRIAQAQIRRISTLERAGGQWPAHGKEPTSSLRSSLRKETKVLQTLSIIMGVFVCCWLPFFLLNCLLPFCQPELEKDHEGQSHCVGQTTFNIFVWFGWANSSVNPVIYAFNADFRRAFSNLLGCRCFCCGTPRSTVERVNFSNELVSYHHDTTCQKEGAASSSIPTAAITAWVQPVPHAINLQGEDSSEEMSMEKRSVISQGQAAPGSSPKSCQVPSTLQSDFKAEPSLETITPCSGPGQCEGPRHSVPEG